One genomic region from Nymphaea colorata isolate Beijing-Zhang1983 chromosome 10, ASM883128v2, whole genome shotgun sequence encodes:
- the LOC116262892 gene encoding zinc-finger homeodomain protein 9-like: MEVMEMVGAGGVYRECLKNHAANLGSYATDGCGEFMEAAADSPDYGNLRCAACGCHRNFHRKVVAASRDEDLDYRRYCSPGGEAAQDGGGRKRFRTKFSAEQKERMTEFAERMGWRMQKGEEAAIQAFCKETGIPRRVFKVWMHNHKSSSANASSLTQ, translated from the coding sequence ATGGAAGTGATGGAGATGGTGGGAGCAGGAGGAGTGTACAGGGAGTGCCTGAAGAACCACGCGGCGAACCTCGGCAGCTACGCGACGGACGGATGCGGCGAGTTCATGGAGGCAGCAGCGGACTCGCCGGACTACGGCAACCTCCGGTGTGCGGCCTGCGGCTGTCACCGCAACTTCCACCGAAAGGTGGTGGCGGCGAGCCGCGACGAGGATCTGGACTACCGGCGGTATTGCTCCCCGGGAGGGGAGGCGGCGCAGGATGGGGGAGGGCGGAAGCGGTTCAGGACCAAGTTCTCGGCGGAGCAGAAGGAGAGGATGACGGAGTTCGCGGAGAGGATGGGGTGGCGGATGCAGAAGGGAGAGGAGGCGGCCATTCAGGCGTTCTGCAAGGAGACGGGCATCCCCAGAAGGGTGTTCAAGGTGTGGATGCACAACCACAAGTCCTCCTCCGCCAATGCCTCCTCCCTCACCCAGTAG